A window of Oncorhynchus kisutch isolate 150728-3 linkage group LG10, Okis_V2, whole genome shotgun sequence contains these coding sequences:
- the LOC109898477 gene encoding putative E3 ubiquitin-protein ligase UNKL isoform X2: protein MPSVSKTAANASPQTEKPTHYTYLKEFRTEQCPLFLQHKCTQHRPFTCFHWHFLNQRRRRPIRRRDGTFNYSPDVYCTKYDETTGICPDGEDCPYLHRTTGDTERKYHLRYYKTGTCIHETDARGHCVKNGLHCAFAHGPHDLRPPVYDIREIQAQEALQNGQLGSGEGIPDLQPGVLASQAMIEKTLTEDPRWQDTNFVLANYKTEQCTKPPRLCRQGYACPHYHNSRDRRRNPRKFKYRSTPCPNVKHGDEWGEPSKCDSGDSCQYCHSRTEQQFHPEIYKSTKCNDMRQTGYCPRGPFCAFAHVERIPSTEETMNSLLTAMQSGSQAKLGSQQYSECPVSEWGSSAHSISSINNGQVGNVSYSNSLTVTPSSGSNSSLSPIGPIGRSKCLTNGSLCSESTTSSVSSLTSNYPKAPGFEREDQIKNYKGHSDQKMMDQDKQTHNSVFSGMNPLASSITSSIESSLASSIGSDSSSPTTLSTMNAKATPFYPGSNTVESVIGSALDLNFCDINVASLDKEFEEQENNSLGLSQRMLGGSAPVNIPGSLARSSSLNSNSSLSASPLSSLSQCLLSGMAPQQTQPQGLLTKPEHGLLGTPTSSQNSLGLNGGASSIWDFVSGNFSPSPSPVFSSLGSTTVSSSADLNRLFRELDEANRKIKQWEDAWHQVKQACEAWQKDSHDAKEQAKSAEVERQLAEQKREDTERKLKELQGDFDVLCRSPGTPLLRSYGDLDQLPLPKLHSIQSQLRTDLDLIDGVIYQLQSKKCIVCQTHDRCIVLQPCQHYVLCKNCAPSKSECPYCKTKILKW, encoded by the exons ATGCCGTCGGTTTCGAAAACGGCGGCGAACGCTTCTCCTCAAACCGAGAAACCAACCCACTATAC ATATTTGAAGGAGTTTAGGACCGAACAGTGCCCTCTCTTCCTGCAGCACAAGTGCACACAACATAGACCCTTTACATGTTTTCATTGGCATTTCCTCAACCAGAGGCGAAGACGACCGATTAGAAGAAGAGATGGAACTTTTAACTATAGCCCTGACGTTTATTGCACAAAATATGACGAGACTACGGGCATTTGCCCAGATGGAGAAGA CTGTCCTTACTTGCACCGGACCACTGGTGACACAGAGCGGAAGTACCATCTTCGCTATTACAAGACTGGTACCTGTATCCATGAAACTGATGCCCGCGGGCACTGCGTGAAGAACGGCCTACACTGCGCCTTTGCCCATGGCCCACATGATCTCCGCCCCCCGGTCTACGATATCAG AGAGATCCAGGCACAGGAAGCCCTCCAGAATGGCCAGTTGGGATCTGGAGAAGGTATCCCTGATCTACAGCCTGGTGTACTGGCCAGCCAAGCCATGATAGAGAAGACTCTTACAGAGGACCCCCGGTGGCAGG ACACCAATTTTGTTTTAGCAAACTACAAAACAGAGCAGTGCACCAAGCCTCCACGACTATGCAGACAGGGCTATGCCTGCCCTCACTACCACAATAGTAGAGACAGAAGACGAAATCCACGCAAGTTCAAATACAG GTCAACTCCGTGTCCCAATGTGAAACATGGGGATGAGTGGGGAGAGCCATCGAAGTGTGACAGCGGAGACAGCTGTCAATACTGTCACTCACGCACTGAACAGCAGTTCCACCCAGAG ATCTACAAATCCACCAAATGCAATGACATGAGGCAAACTGGTTATTGTCCTAGAGGGCCGTTCTGTGCGTTTGCGCATGTAGAAA GAATTCCCTCCACGGAAGAGACCATGAACTCGTTGCTAACAGCGATGCAGTCGGGCTCCCAGGCCAAGCTGGGCTCTCAGCAGTATTCAGAGTGTCCGGTCAGCGAGTGGGGCAGCAGTGCACACTCCATCAGCAGCATCAACAACGGCCAAGTGGGGAAT GTTTCGTATTCTAATAGTCTGACTGTAACGCCAAGCTCAGGAAGCAACAGTTCATTGTCCCCAATCGGACCCATCGGCAGGTCCAAATGCTTAACTAATGGTAGCTTATGTTCAGAGTCCACCACGTCAAGTGTGTCATCTCTGACGTCTAACTATCCCAAAGCGCCGGGCTTTGAACGCGAGGATCAG ATAAAGAACTATAAGGGACATAGTGATCAAAAGATGATGGACCAAGACAAGCAG ACACACAATAGTGTATTCTCTGGGATGAACCCTCTGGCATCCAGCATAACCTCCAGTATAGAATCTAGCCTGGCCTCCAGTATTGGATCAGATAGTTCCTCACCCACCACCTTATCAACAATGAATGCAAAAGCAACCCCATTCTATCCTGGGAGCAATACTGTGGAGTCAGTTATAG GTTCTGCTCTTGACCTGAATTTTTGTGACATCAATGTTGCCTCTCTTGATAAAGAGTTTGAGGAGCAAGAAAACAACAGCCTTGGTTTAA GTCAAAGGATGTTGGGAGGATCCGCTCCGGTCAACATTCCTGGCTCCCTTGCACGGTCTTCTTCATTGAATTCCAACTCCTCGCTCTCTGCATCCCCTCTGAGCTCCCTCTCCCAGTGCCTGTTGTCAGGAATGGCTCCACAGCAGACTCAGCCTCAGGGCCTGCTAACCAAACCTGAGCATGGTCTTCTGGGAACACCTACCTCCTCTCAGAACTCTCTGG GTTTGAATGGGGGAGCTAGCAGCATATGGGACTTTGTGAGTGGCAACTTCTCTCCCAGCCCATCACCAGTGTTCAGCAGCCTGGGCTCCACCACTGTGAGCAGCAGCGCTGACCTGAACCGGCTCTTCAGGGAGCTGGACGAGGCAAATAGGAAGATCAAGCAATGGGAAGACGCCTGGCACCAGGTCAAGCAG gcATGTGAGGCCTGGCAGAAAGATTCCCATGATGCAAAAGAACAAGCAAAGTCGGCCGAGGTGGAGCGGCAGCTggcagagcagaagagagaggacaCGGAGCGCAAGCTGAAGGAGCTCCAGGGGGACTTTGACGTGCTGTGTCGCTCCCCTGGCACACCCCTGCTTAGAAGCTATGGAGACCTGGACCAGCTCCCTCTACCAAAGCTCCACTCCATCCAGAGCCAGCTGCGCACTGACCTAGACCTTATAGACGGG GTAATATATCAGCTTCAGTCAAAGAAATGTATAGTTTGCCAAACGCATGATCGTTGCATAGTCCTGCAGCCTTGCCAACATTATGTACTTTGTAAGAACTGTGCACCTAGTAAATCAGAATGTCCATACTGTAAGACAAAAATATTGAAGTGGTGA
- the LOC109898477 gene encoding putative E3 ubiquitin-protein ligase UNKL isoform X4: MPSVSKTAANASPQTEKPTHYTYLKEFRTEQCPLFLQHKCTQHRPFTCFHWHFLNQRRRRPIRRRDGTFNYSPDVYCTKYDETTGICPDGEDCPYLHRTTGDTERKYHLRYYKTGTCIHETDARGHCVKNGLHCAFAHGPHDLRPPVYDIREIQAQEALQNGQLGSGEGIPDLQPGVLASQAMIEKTLTEDPRWQDTNFVLANYKTEQCTKPPRLCRQGYACPHYHNSRDRRRNPRKFKYRSTPCPNVKHGDEWGEPSKCDSGDSCQYCHSRTEQQFHPEIYKSTKCNDMRQTGYCPRGPFCAFAHVERIPSTEETMNSLLTAMQSGSQAKLGSQQYSECPVSEWGSSAHSISSINNGQVGNIKNYKGHSDQKMMDQDKQTHNSVFSGMNPLASSITSSIESSLASSIGSDSSSPTTLSTMNAKATPFYPGSNTVESVIGSALDLNFCDINVASLDKEFEEQENNSLGLSQRMLGGSAPVNIPGSLARSSSLNSNSSLSASPLSSLSQCLLSGMAPQQTQPQGLLTKPEHGLLGTPTSSQNSLGLNGGASSIWDFVSGNFSPSPSPVFSSLGSTTVSSSADLNRLFRELDEANRKIKQWEDAWHQVKQACEAWQKDSHDAKEQAKSAEVERQLAEQKREDTERKLKELQGDFDVLCRSPGTPLLRSYGDLDQLPLPKLHSIQSQLRTDLDLIDGVIYQLQSKKCIVCQTHDRCIVLQPCQHYVLCKNCAPSKSECPYCKTKILKW; encoded by the exons ATGCCGTCGGTTTCGAAAACGGCGGCGAACGCTTCTCCTCAAACCGAGAAACCAACCCACTATAC ATATTTGAAGGAGTTTAGGACCGAACAGTGCCCTCTCTTCCTGCAGCACAAGTGCACACAACATAGACCCTTTACATGTTTTCATTGGCATTTCCTCAACCAGAGGCGAAGACGACCGATTAGAAGAAGAGATGGAACTTTTAACTATAGCCCTGACGTTTATTGCACAAAATATGACGAGACTACGGGCATTTGCCCAGATGGAGAAGA CTGTCCTTACTTGCACCGGACCACTGGTGACACAGAGCGGAAGTACCATCTTCGCTATTACAAGACTGGTACCTGTATCCATGAAACTGATGCCCGCGGGCACTGCGTGAAGAACGGCCTACACTGCGCCTTTGCCCATGGCCCACATGATCTCCGCCCCCCGGTCTACGATATCAG AGAGATCCAGGCACAGGAAGCCCTCCAGAATGGCCAGTTGGGATCTGGAGAAGGTATCCCTGATCTACAGCCTGGTGTACTGGCCAGCCAAGCCATGATAGAGAAGACTCTTACAGAGGACCCCCGGTGGCAGG ACACCAATTTTGTTTTAGCAAACTACAAAACAGAGCAGTGCACCAAGCCTCCACGACTATGCAGACAGGGCTATGCCTGCCCTCACTACCACAATAGTAGAGACAGAAGACGAAATCCACGCAAGTTCAAATACAG GTCAACTCCGTGTCCCAATGTGAAACATGGGGATGAGTGGGGAGAGCCATCGAAGTGTGACAGCGGAGACAGCTGTCAATACTGTCACTCACGCACTGAACAGCAGTTCCACCCAGAG ATCTACAAATCCACCAAATGCAATGACATGAGGCAAACTGGTTATTGTCCTAGAGGGCCGTTCTGTGCGTTTGCGCATGTAGAAA GAATTCCCTCCACGGAAGAGACCATGAACTCGTTGCTAACAGCGATGCAGTCGGGCTCCCAGGCCAAGCTGGGCTCTCAGCAGTATTCAGAGTGTCCGGTCAGCGAGTGGGGCAGCAGTGCACACTCCATCAGCAGCATCAACAACGGCCAAGTGGGGAAT ATAAAGAACTATAAGGGACATAGTGATCAAAAGATGATGGACCAAGACAAGCAG ACACACAATAGTGTATTCTCTGGGATGAACCCTCTGGCATCCAGCATAACCTCCAGTATAGAATCTAGCCTGGCCTCCAGTATTGGATCAGATAGTTCCTCACCCACCACCTTATCAACAATGAATGCAAAAGCAACCCCATTCTATCCTGGGAGCAATACTGTGGAGTCAGTTATAG GTTCTGCTCTTGACCTGAATTTTTGTGACATCAATGTTGCCTCTCTTGATAAAGAGTTTGAGGAGCAAGAAAACAACAGCCTTGGTTTAA GTCAAAGGATGTTGGGAGGATCCGCTCCGGTCAACATTCCTGGCTCCCTTGCACGGTCTTCTTCATTGAATTCCAACTCCTCGCTCTCTGCATCCCCTCTGAGCTCCCTCTCCCAGTGCCTGTTGTCAGGAATGGCTCCACAGCAGACTCAGCCTCAGGGCCTGCTAACCAAACCTGAGCATGGTCTTCTGGGAACACCTACCTCCTCTCAGAACTCTCTGG GTTTGAATGGGGGAGCTAGCAGCATATGGGACTTTGTGAGTGGCAACTTCTCTCCCAGCCCATCACCAGTGTTCAGCAGCCTGGGCTCCACCACTGTGAGCAGCAGCGCTGACCTGAACCGGCTCTTCAGGGAGCTGGACGAGGCAAATAGGAAGATCAAGCAATGGGAAGACGCCTGGCACCAGGTCAAGCAG gcATGTGAGGCCTGGCAGAAAGATTCCCATGATGCAAAAGAACAAGCAAAGTCGGCCGAGGTGGAGCGGCAGCTggcagagcagaagagagaggacaCGGAGCGCAAGCTGAAGGAGCTCCAGGGGGACTTTGACGTGCTGTGTCGCTCCCCTGGCACACCCCTGCTTAGAAGCTATGGAGACCTGGACCAGCTCCCTCTACCAAAGCTCCACTCCATCCAGAGCCAGCTGCGCACTGACCTAGACCTTATAGACGGG GTAATATATCAGCTTCAGTCAAAGAAATGTATAGTTTGCCAAACGCATGATCGTTGCATAGTCCTGCAGCCTTGCCAACATTATGTACTTTGTAAGAACTGTGCACCTAGTAAATCAGAATGTCCATACTGTAAGACAAAAATATTGAAGTGGTGA
- the LOC109898477 gene encoding putative E3 ubiquitin-protein ligase UNKL isoform X1 gives MPSVSKTAANASPQTEKPTHYTYLKEFRTEQCPLFLQHKCTQHRPFTCFHWHFLNQRRRRPIRRRDGTFNYSPDVYCTKYDETTGICPDGEDCPYLHRTTGDTERKYHLRYYKTGTCIHETDARGHCVKNGLHCAFAHGPHDLRPPVYDISSSLTDLLHVHREIQAQEALQNGQLGSGEGIPDLQPGVLASQAMIEKTLTEDPRWQDTNFVLANYKTEQCTKPPRLCRQGYACPHYHNSRDRRRNPRKFKYRSTPCPNVKHGDEWGEPSKCDSGDSCQYCHSRTEQQFHPEIYKSTKCNDMRQTGYCPRGPFCAFAHVERIPSTEETMNSLLTAMQSGSQAKLGSQQYSECPVSEWGSSAHSISSINNGQVGNVSYSNSLTVTPSSGSNSSLSPIGPIGRSKCLTNGSLCSESTTSSVSSLTSNYPKAPGFEREDQIKNYKGHSDQKMMDQDKQTHNSVFSGMNPLASSITSSIESSLASSIGSDSSSPTTLSTMNAKATPFYPGSNTVESVIGSALDLNFCDINVASLDKEFEEQENNSLGLSQRMLGGSAPVNIPGSLARSSSLNSNSSLSASPLSSLSQCLLSGMAPQQTQPQGLLTKPEHGLLGTPTSSQNSLGLNGGASSIWDFVSGNFSPSPSPVFSSLGSTTVSSSADLNRLFRELDEANRKIKQWEDAWHQVKQACEAWQKDSHDAKEQAKSAEVERQLAEQKREDTERKLKELQGDFDVLCRSPGTPLLRSYGDLDQLPLPKLHSIQSQLRTDLDLIDGVIYQLQSKKCIVCQTHDRCIVLQPCQHYVLCKNCAPSKSECPYCKTKILKW, from the exons ATGCCGTCGGTTTCGAAAACGGCGGCGAACGCTTCTCCTCAAACCGAGAAACCAACCCACTATAC ATATTTGAAGGAGTTTAGGACCGAACAGTGCCCTCTCTTCCTGCAGCACAAGTGCACACAACATAGACCCTTTACATGTTTTCATTGGCATTTCCTCAACCAGAGGCGAAGACGACCGATTAGAAGAAGAGATGGAACTTTTAACTATAGCCCTGACGTTTATTGCACAAAATATGACGAGACTACGGGCATTTGCCCAGATGGAGAAGA CTGTCCTTACTTGCACCGGACCACTGGTGACACAGAGCGGAAGTACCATCTTCGCTATTACAAGACTGGTACCTGTATCCATGAAACTGATGCCCGCGGGCACTGCGTGAAGAACGGCCTACACTGCGCCTTTGCCCATGGCCCACATGATCTCCGCCCCCCGGTCTACGATATCAG TAGCTCTCTCACTGATCTTCTTCATGTGCACAGAGAGATCCAGGCACAGGAAGCCCTCCAGAATGGCCAGTTGGGATCTGGAGAAGGTATCCCTGATCTACAGCCTGGTGTACTGGCCAGCCAAGCCATGATAGAGAAGACTCTTACAGAGGACCCCCGGTGGCAGG ACACCAATTTTGTTTTAGCAAACTACAAAACAGAGCAGTGCACCAAGCCTCCACGACTATGCAGACAGGGCTATGCCTGCCCTCACTACCACAATAGTAGAGACAGAAGACGAAATCCACGCAAGTTCAAATACAG GTCAACTCCGTGTCCCAATGTGAAACATGGGGATGAGTGGGGAGAGCCATCGAAGTGTGACAGCGGAGACAGCTGTCAATACTGTCACTCACGCACTGAACAGCAGTTCCACCCAGAG ATCTACAAATCCACCAAATGCAATGACATGAGGCAAACTGGTTATTGTCCTAGAGGGCCGTTCTGTGCGTTTGCGCATGTAGAAA GAATTCCCTCCACGGAAGAGACCATGAACTCGTTGCTAACAGCGATGCAGTCGGGCTCCCAGGCCAAGCTGGGCTCTCAGCAGTATTCAGAGTGTCCGGTCAGCGAGTGGGGCAGCAGTGCACACTCCATCAGCAGCATCAACAACGGCCAAGTGGGGAAT GTTTCGTATTCTAATAGTCTGACTGTAACGCCAAGCTCAGGAAGCAACAGTTCATTGTCCCCAATCGGACCCATCGGCAGGTCCAAATGCTTAACTAATGGTAGCTTATGTTCAGAGTCCACCACGTCAAGTGTGTCATCTCTGACGTCTAACTATCCCAAAGCGCCGGGCTTTGAACGCGAGGATCAG ATAAAGAACTATAAGGGACATAGTGATCAAAAGATGATGGACCAAGACAAGCAG ACACACAATAGTGTATTCTCTGGGATGAACCCTCTGGCATCCAGCATAACCTCCAGTATAGAATCTAGCCTGGCCTCCAGTATTGGATCAGATAGTTCCTCACCCACCACCTTATCAACAATGAATGCAAAAGCAACCCCATTCTATCCTGGGAGCAATACTGTGGAGTCAGTTATAG GTTCTGCTCTTGACCTGAATTTTTGTGACATCAATGTTGCCTCTCTTGATAAAGAGTTTGAGGAGCAAGAAAACAACAGCCTTGGTTTAA GTCAAAGGATGTTGGGAGGATCCGCTCCGGTCAACATTCCTGGCTCCCTTGCACGGTCTTCTTCATTGAATTCCAACTCCTCGCTCTCTGCATCCCCTCTGAGCTCCCTCTCCCAGTGCCTGTTGTCAGGAATGGCTCCACAGCAGACTCAGCCTCAGGGCCTGCTAACCAAACCTGAGCATGGTCTTCTGGGAACACCTACCTCCTCTCAGAACTCTCTGG GTTTGAATGGGGGAGCTAGCAGCATATGGGACTTTGTGAGTGGCAACTTCTCTCCCAGCCCATCACCAGTGTTCAGCAGCCTGGGCTCCACCACTGTGAGCAGCAGCGCTGACCTGAACCGGCTCTTCAGGGAGCTGGACGAGGCAAATAGGAAGATCAAGCAATGGGAAGACGCCTGGCACCAGGTCAAGCAG gcATGTGAGGCCTGGCAGAAAGATTCCCATGATGCAAAAGAACAAGCAAAGTCGGCCGAGGTGGAGCGGCAGCTggcagagcagaagagagaggacaCGGAGCGCAAGCTGAAGGAGCTCCAGGGGGACTTTGACGTGCTGTGTCGCTCCCCTGGCACACCCCTGCTTAGAAGCTATGGAGACCTGGACCAGCTCCCTCTACCAAAGCTCCACTCCATCCAGAGCCAGCTGCGCACTGACCTAGACCTTATAGACGGG GTAATATATCAGCTTCAGTCAAAGAAATGTATAGTTTGCCAAACGCATGATCGTTGCATAGTCCTGCAGCCTTGCCAACATTATGTACTTTGTAAGAACTGTGCACCTAGTAAATCAGAATGTCCATACTGTAAGACAAAAATATTGAAGTGGTGA
- the LOC109898477 gene encoding putative E3 ubiquitin-protein ligase UNKL isoform X3: MPSVSKTAANASPQTEKPTHYTYLKEFRTEQCPLFLQHKCTQHRPFTCFHWHFLNQRRRRPIRRRDGTFNYSPDVYCTKYDETTGICPDGEDCPYLHRTTGDTERKYHLRYYKTGTCIHETDARGHCVKNGLHCAFAHGPHDLRPPVYDISSSLTDLLHVHREIQAQEALQNGQLGSGEGIPDLQPGVLASQAMIEKTLTEDPRWQDTNFVLANYKTEQCTKPPRLCRQGYACPHYHNSRDRRRNPRKFKYRSTPCPNVKHGDEWGEPSKCDSGDSCQYCHSRTEQQFHPEIYKSTKCNDMRQTGYCPRGPFCAFAHVERIPSTEETMNSLLTAMQSGSQAKLGSQQYSECPVSEWGSSAHSISSINNGQVGNIKNYKGHSDQKMMDQDKQTHNSVFSGMNPLASSITSSIESSLASSIGSDSSSPTTLSTMNAKATPFYPGSNTVESVIGSALDLNFCDINVASLDKEFEEQENNSLGLSQRMLGGSAPVNIPGSLARSSSLNSNSSLSASPLSSLSQCLLSGMAPQQTQPQGLLTKPEHGLLGTPTSSQNSLGLNGGASSIWDFVSGNFSPSPSPVFSSLGSTTVSSSADLNRLFRELDEANRKIKQWEDAWHQVKQACEAWQKDSHDAKEQAKSAEVERQLAEQKREDTERKLKELQGDFDVLCRSPGTPLLRSYGDLDQLPLPKLHSIQSQLRTDLDLIDGVIYQLQSKKCIVCQTHDRCIVLQPCQHYVLCKNCAPSKSECPYCKTKILKW, translated from the exons ATGCCGTCGGTTTCGAAAACGGCGGCGAACGCTTCTCCTCAAACCGAGAAACCAACCCACTATAC ATATTTGAAGGAGTTTAGGACCGAACAGTGCCCTCTCTTCCTGCAGCACAAGTGCACACAACATAGACCCTTTACATGTTTTCATTGGCATTTCCTCAACCAGAGGCGAAGACGACCGATTAGAAGAAGAGATGGAACTTTTAACTATAGCCCTGACGTTTATTGCACAAAATATGACGAGACTACGGGCATTTGCCCAGATGGAGAAGA CTGTCCTTACTTGCACCGGACCACTGGTGACACAGAGCGGAAGTACCATCTTCGCTATTACAAGACTGGTACCTGTATCCATGAAACTGATGCCCGCGGGCACTGCGTGAAGAACGGCCTACACTGCGCCTTTGCCCATGGCCCACATGATCTCCGCCCCCCGGTCTACGATATCAG TAGCTCTCTCACTGATCTTCTTCATGTGCACAGAGAGATCCAGGCACAGGAAGCCCTCCAGAATGGCCAGTTGGGATCTGGAGAAGGTATCCCTGATCTACAGCCTGGTGTACTGGCCAGCCAAGCCATGATAGAGAAGACTCTTACAGAGGACCCCCGGTGGCAGG ACACCAATTTTGTTTTAGCAAACTACAAAACAGAGCAGTGCACCAAGCCTCCACGACTATGCAGACAGGGCTATGCCTGCCCTCACTACCACAATAGTAGAGACAGAAGACGAAATCCACGCAAGTTCAAATACAG GTCAACTCCGTGTCCCAATGTGAAACATGGGGATGAGTGGGGAGAGCCATCGAAGTGTGACAGCGGAGACAGCTGTCAATACTGTCACTCACGCACTGAACAGCAGTTCCACCCAGAG ATCTACAAATCCACCAAATGCAATGACATGAGGCAAACTGGTTATTGTCCTAGAGGGCCGTTCTGTGCGTTTGCGCATGTAGAAA GAATTCCCTCCACGGAAGAGACCATGAACTCGTTGCTAACAGCGATGCAGTCGGGCTCCCAGGCCAAGCTGGGCTCTCAGCAGTATTCAGAGTGTCCGGTCAGCGAGTGGGGCAGCAGTGCACACTCCATCAGCAGCATCAACAACGGCCAAGTGGGGAAT ATAAAGAACTATAAGGGACATAGTGATCAAAAGATGATGGACCAAGACAAGCAG ACACACAATAGTGTATTCTCTGGGATGAACCCTCTGGCATCCAGCATAACCTCCAGTATAGAATCTAGCCTGGCCTCCAGTATTGGATCAGATAGTTCCTCACCCACCACCTTATCAACAATGAATGCAAAAGCAACCCCATTCTATCCTGGGAGCAATACTGTGGAGTCAGTTATAG GTTCTGCTCTTGACCTGAATTTTTGTGACATCAATGTTGCCTCTCTTGATAAAGAGTTTGAGGAGCAAGAAAACAACAGCCTTGGTTTAA GTCAAAGGATGTTGGGAGGATCCGCTCCGGTCAACATTCCTGGCTCCCTTGCACGGTCTTCTTCATTGAATTCCAACTCCTCGCTCTCTGCATCCCCTCTGAGCTCCCTCTCCCAGTGCCTGTTGTCAGGAATGGCTCCACAGCAGACTCAGCCTCAGGGCCTGCTAACCAAACCTGAGCATGGTCTTCTGGGAACACCTACCTCCTCTCAGAACTCTCTGG GTTTGAATGGGGGAGCTAGCAGCATATGGGACTTTGTGAGTGGCAACTTCTCTCCCAGCCCATCACCAGTGTTCAGCAGCCTGGGCTCCACCACTGTGAGCAGCAGCGCTGACCTGAACCGGCTCTTCAGGGAGCTGGACGAGGCAAATAGGAAGATCAAGCAATGGGAAGACGCCTGGCACCAGGTCAAGCAG gcATGTGAGGCCTGGCAGAAAGATTCCCATGATGCAAAAGAACAAGCAAAGTCGGCCGAGGTGGAGCGGCAGCTggcagagcagaagagagaggacaCGGAGCGCAAGCTGAAGGAGCTCCAGGGGGACTTTGACGTGCTGTGTCGCTCCCCTGGCACACCCCTGCTTAGAAGCTATGGAGACCTGGACCAGCTCCCTCTACCAAAGCTCCACTCCATCCAGAGCCAGCTGCGCACTGACCTAGACCTTATAGACGGG GTAATATATCAGCTTCAGTCAAAGAAATGTATAGTTTGCCAAACGCATGATCGTTGCATAGTCCTGCAGCCTTGCCAACATTATGTACTTTGTAAGAACTGTGCACCTAGTAAATCAGAATGTCCATACTGTAAGACAAAAATATTGAAGTGGTGA